One stretch of Desulfatirhabdium butyrativorans DSM 18734 DNA includes these proteins:
- a CDS encoding CRISPR-associated helicase/endonuclease Cas3, whose amino-acid sequence MSIDSIAHVTDDGRRHSLAAHLFGTAKRAALFATVFGFRNWGWLAGLWHDLGKFGNPFQKKIEAAAGSEAHLEAKAKVDHSAAGALHAISQMGIAGRILAYIIAGHHAGLPDWESDRTGRAALFQRLLQKELLETAMSANIPIEILKQPFPDEKPIGRNPAFWIRMLFSCLVDADFLDTEEFFSPEKSTLRGRYPSLPQLLSCFAAYMADKKSMVQDSIVNRCRAEILMRCEEVAREKPGIFSLTVPTGGGKTLSSMAFSLQHAIIHDKRRIIYVIPFTSIIEQSADQFRQIFGDSVVEHHSNLDVTQIEHETSRSRLASENWDAPIIVTTNVQFFESIYSSRTSRCRKLHNIAGSVVVLDEAQLIPPEFLSPILLALNELVKFYGVTIILCTATQPALASQESPNFSFIGLDGIREIMENPENLFDKLKRVSLRLSPDIHESKTWDKVAEALLEHPSVLCIVNRRDDCRHLWNLMPKDTFHLSALMCGAHRSKKIEEIKAHLRGGYPTRVISTQLVEAGVDLDFPVVYRAMAGLDSIAQAAGRCNREGLLQTGELHIFTPPTLPPVGLLRQAAGIGARLLKTEGDPLAPKCFTAYFKELYWLQGADRLDQKGILMDLTDSTQQCRFSFRTAAKKFRMIDDALQAPVIVSYGEGASCIEQLKRMGPERWLLRKLQRYVVNLPKYLHQRLCIEGAIFEIHPGIYVQGHGALYDEDIGFCADKSLVYEPDELIT is encoded by the coding sequence ATGAGCATAGATTCTATCGCACATGTCACTGATGACGGGAGAAGGCATAGTCTCGCCGCTCACCTTTTCGGTACAGCAAAACGGGCGGCCTTGTTTGCAACCGTATTCGGCTTTCGCAATTGGGGCTGGCTCGCCGGACTTTGGCACGATTTAGGGAAATTCGGAAATCCTTTCCAAAAGAAAATTGAGGCTGCTGCCGGAAGTGAGGCGCACCTTGAAGCAAAGGCCAAGGTGGATCATTCAGCTGCCGGAGCCCTTCATGCCATATCACAAATGGGAATAGCCGGAAGAATTCTGGCATACATTATTGCTGGCCATCATGCTGGCCTCCCGGACTGGGAATCTGATCGAACTGGCCGGGCCGCTCTGTTTCAACGGTTGCTTCAGAAAGAGTTACTTGAAACAGCGATGTCCGCAAATATTCCAATTGAAATTTTAAAGCAACCATTTCCAGACGAAAAACCAATAGGTCGAAACCCTGCTTTTTGGATTCGGATGCTTTTCTCATGTTTGGTAGATGCGGACTTTCTGGATACGGAAGAATTCTTCAGTCCTGAAAAGTCGACATTACGTGGCAGGTATCCCTCTCTTCCCCAATTGCTCTCATGTTTCGCTGCATATATGGCAGACAAGAAATCCATGGTCCAGGATAGCATAGTCAACCGTTGCCGAGCAGAAATACTTATGCGCTGTGAGGAAGTTGCCAGGGAAAAACCGGGAATTTTCAGTCTGACGGTGCCGACCGGTGGCGGCAAGACACTGTCCTCGATGGCCTTTTCTCTTCAACATGCCATAATTCATGACAAAAGAAGAATCATTTATGTGATACCTTTTACGAGCATCATCGAACAGTCCGCCGACCAATTTCGGCAGATTTTTGGGGATTCGGTAGTGGAACACCACAGCAATCTGGACGTTACCCAGATAGAGCATGAAACGTCGAGATCTCGTCTGGCCAGTGAAAACTGGGATGCACCAATTATTGTGACCACTAATGTTCAATTTTTCGAATCCATTTATTCCAGCCGAACAAGCCGCTGCCGAAAACTTCATAACATCGCCGGCAGTGTAGTGGTTCTGGATGAAGCCCAGTTGATACCTCCTGAATTTCTGTCACCAATCCTCCTTGCCTTGAACGAACTCGTCAAATTTTACGGCGTTACCATAATACTTTGCACAGCAACGCAACCTGCCCTGGCTTCTCAAGAATCTCCTAATTTTTCTTTCATTGGATTGGATGGAATAAGAGAGATTATGGAAAATCCCGAGAACTTGTTTGATAAGCTGAAACGGGTATCGCTGAGATTATCTCCTGACATTCATGAATCAAAAACTTGGGATAAAGTGGCTGAAGCGTTATTAGAACATCCTTCTGTGCTTTGCATCGTAAATCGCAGGGACGACTGCCGGCACCTTTGGAATCTGATGCCAAAAGACACCTTTCATCTTTCTGCACTAATGTGCGGCGCCCATCGATCCAAGAAAATCGAAGAAATTAAAGCACATTTAAGAGGCGGATACCCCACCCGTGTGATCAGCACCCAGTTGGTGGAGGCGGGAGTCGATTTGGATTTTCCGGTGGTTTATCGGGCCATGGCCGGATTGGACTCCATTGCCCAGGCTGCAGGTAGATGTAATCGTGAAGGTCTACTGCAAACGGGTGAGTTGCATATCTTTACACCGCCGACCCTCCCACCGGTGGGTCTATTGAGACAGGCAGCAGGCATTGGCGCCCGACTGCTTAAAACTGAGGGTGATCCTTTGGCTCCAAAATGCTTCACGGCCTATTTTAAAGAGCTTTATTGGCTTCAAGGAGCAGATCGCCTCGATCAAAAAGGCATTCTGATGGATCTGACCGATTCGACGCAACAGTGTCGCTTCAGTTTTCGGACTGCTGCAAAGAAGTTTCGAATGATTGATGATGCGCTGCAGGCCCCGGTCATTGTTTCCTATGGTGAGGGAGCATCCTGTATCGAACAACTGAAGCGAATGGGGCCGGAACGTTGGCTCCTGCGCAAACTCCAACGCTATGTAGTCAATTTACCCAAATATCTGCACCAGCGACTGTGCATCGAAGGCGCTATCTTCGAGATCCATCCCGGTATTTATGTTCAGGGACACGGTGCCCTTTACGATGAGGATATTGGATTTTGTGCGGACAAATCTTTGGTCTACGAACCGGATGAACTGATCACGTAA
- a CDS encoding nucleotidyltransferase domain-containing protein: protein MDQVSCVGTMIEGLIKQYIQTLRENRIAISQLYLFGSHARGRAEEESDIDLAVFWDRDEIDGFDEDVLLLRLTRDVDLRIEPHSFSRKDLENPNPFVREILATGERIL from the coding sequence ATGGATCAAGTCTCATGTGTCGGAACAATGATTGAAGGACTGATCAAACAATACATTCAAACTTTGCGGGAGAACAGGATAGCCATTTCGCAACTCTATCTTTTCGGCTCCCACGCCAGGGGTCGGGCGGAGGAGGAAAGCGACATCGATCTGGCCGTGTTCTGGGATCGGGATGAGATCGATGGCTTTGATGAGGATGTTCTTTTGCTGCGCCTGACTCGCGATGTGGATCTGCGTATCGAGCCCCACTCCTTTTCCCGCAAGGACTTGGAAAACCCGAACCCCTTTGTCCGGGAAATTCTTGCAACCGGAGAAAGAATACTTTAA
- the cas5c gene encoding type I-C CRISPR-associated protein Cas5c, which translates to MCSERIKSRTFQLRVWGDNACFTRPEMKVERVSYDVMTPSAARGVLESILWKPAIRWQITEIDVLKPIRWESVRRNEVGTVMSHRASGIYVEDQRQQRAGLFLKKVAYIIHAYFELTERAGQNDNIIKFEEMFIRRAKKGQCFQRPFLGCREFAANFELVDSDAEHHKPILETRDLGFMLYDMNHTGPEPMPMWFRASLENGRIRVPPLNSQEVRQ; encoded by the coding sequence ATGTGTTCAGAAAGGATCAAAAGCCGAACTTTCCAACTCAGGGTATGGGGGGACAATGCCTGCTTTACCCGGCCCGAGATGAAAGTGGAGCGGGTTTCTTATGATGTAATGACGCCGTCGGCCGCAAGAGGCGTTCTGGAGTCAATATTGTGGAAGCCTGCCATCCGGTGGCAAATCACCGAAATTGATGTACTCAAGCCCATCCGCTGGGAATCGGTAAGGCGAAACGAAGTTGGGACTGTCATGTCCCATCGCGCCAGCGGTATCTATGTGGAGGATCAGCGGCAGCAAAGAGCGGGTTTGTTTCTCAAAAAAGTGGCCTACATTATCCATGCCTATTTCGAACTCACTGAAAGGGCTGGCCAGAACGACAATATCATCAAATTTGAAGAAATGTTTATACGCAGAGCCAAAAAGGGTCAATGCTTTCAACGGCCATTTTTAGGCTGCCGAGAATTTGCCGCTAACTTTGAACTGGTCGATTCAGATGCTGAACATCATAAGCCTATTTTGGAGACACGAGACCTTGGATTCATGCTCTATGACATGAATCACACTGGCCCGGAGCCTATGCCAATGTGGTTTCGGGCTTCCCTTGAAAATGGGCGAATCAGGGTGCCTCCCCTAAATAGCCAAGAGGTACGACAATGA
- a CDS encoding HEPN domain-containing protein: MTKDEHIAYWLAESDKDLVVMHSMFANGHYTWALFVGHLALEKSLKALFAARIDIQVPRVHHLLKIARDCGIMLTGEQEDFLLEVTAYNTKARYPDYKQSFARKATRDYTSSKLERIKEMQLWIKSHVSEQ; the protein is encoded by the coding sequence ATGACGAAAGATGAACATATCGCCTACTGGTTGGCCGAGTCAGACAAGGACCTGGTGGTTATGCACAGCATGTTCGCAAATGGCCATTACACCTGGGCCCTTTTTGTCGGCCATCTTGCATTGGAAAAATCATTGAAGGCCCTTTTTGCGGCGCGAATCGACATCCAGGTTCCCCGTGTGCATCATCTTCTGAAAATTGCCCGGGATTGCGGCATTATGTTGACCGGCGAGCAGGAGGATTTCCTGTTGGAGGTCACGGCCTATAACACCAAGGCCCGTTACCCCGACTACAAGCAAAGTTTTGCCCGAAAGGCGACCCGCGATTATACTTCGTCCAAACTCGAACGGATCAAGGAGATGCAGCTATGGATCAAGTCTCATGTGTCGGAACAATGA